In Blautia sp. SC05B48, a single genomic region encodes these proteins:
- a CDS encoding Na+/H+ antiporter NhaC family protein has product MGALASPLTVLAADAEETYQPALYATIWALLPPLVAIVLALITKEVYSSLFVGIVVGALIYSGFKFEGTVTQIFEGGIIKVLSDSYNVGILIFLVILGSVVCMMNKAGGSAAFGRWASKKIHTRVGAELAAIILGILIFIDDYFNCLTVGSVMRPVTDRHHVSRAKFAYLIDATAAPVCIIAPISSWAAAVSGFVEGQDGLAIFVRTIPYNFYAILTIVMMVGMVLMKTEFGAMRTHEINALNGDLYTTSARPYENATDDETPNPRGKVIDLVIPIVVLVICCVISMIYTGGFFSGTDFVTAFSQSDASTGLAMGSAFGLVFAIIFYMIRRVINFRDCMGCIPEGFKAMVPAIMILTFAWTLKAMTDSLGAAVFVEEAMRSVAGGIEVILPAIIFLVGCGLAFATGTSWGTFGILIPIVVAVFEKSSPEMMIISMSACMAGAVCGDHCSPISDTTIMASAGAQCDHVTHVSTQLPYAILAAAISFVTYIVAGFVKTAWIALPVGIVLMLIVLFVIKKMNPMPIEKPTE; this is encoded by the coding sequence ATGGGCGCACTGGCAAGTCCCCTGACTGTGCTGGCTGCGGATGCGGAGGAGACTTACCAGCCTGCTCTGTATGCAACGATCTGGGCACTGCTTCCACCTCTTGTTGCGATCGTCCTTGCACTGATCACAAAAGAAGTATACAGTTCTCTGTTTGTGGGAATTGTAGTAGGAGCACTGATCTATTCCGGATTTAAATTTGAAGGAACGGTAACACAGATTTTTGAGGGAGGAATCATCAAGGTTCTTTCTGACAGCTATAACGTAGGTATCCTGATCTTCCTGGTTATCCTGGGATCTGTGGTATGTATGATGAACAAGGCCGGCGGCTCTGCCGCATTCGGACGATGGGCCAGCAAAAAGATCCATACACGTGTGGGCGCGGAACTTGCAGCGATCATCCTTGGAATCCTGATCTTCATTGATGATTATTTTAACTGCCTGACAGTAGGAAGCGTTATGCGTCCGGTAACTGACAGACATCACGTATCCAGAGCGAAATTTGCATACCTGATCGATGCGACAGCCGCTCCGGTATGTATCATCGCACCGATCTCATCCTGGGCTGCTGCAGTCAGCGGATTCGTAGAGGGACAGGATGGACTTGCGATTTTTGTAAGAACCATCCCGTATAACTTTTACGCGATCCTTACTATTGTAATGATGGTTGGCATGGTACTGATGAAAACCGAGTTTGGTGCCATGAGAACACATGAGATCAATGCTCTGAACGGAGATCTTTATACAACATCTGCAAGACCGTATGAGAATGCAACGGATGATGAGACACCGAATCCGAGAGGAAAGGTGATCGATCTTGTGATCCCGATCGTTGTGCTTGTTATCTGCTGTGTCATCAGTATGATCTATACAGGAGGATTTTTCAGCGGAACAGATTTTGTTACCGCATTTTCACAGAGTGATGCCTCTACAGGCCTTGCAATGGGAAGTGCTTTTGGTCTGGTGTTTGCCATTATTTTCTATATGATCCGCCGTGTGATCAATTTCAGAGACTGTATGGGATGCATCCCGGAAGGCTTCAAGGCTATGGTACCGGCGATCATGATCCTGACCTTTGCATGGACACTGAAGGCTATGACAGACTCACTTGGTGCAGCGGTATTCGTAGAAGAAGCAATGCGTTCTGTTGCCGGTGGTATTGAAGTTATCCTTCCGGCCATTATTTTCCTGGTGGGATGTGGACTTGCATTTGCTACAGGTACTTCCTGGGGAACCTTTGGTATCCTGATCCCGATCGTTGTTGCGGTATTTGAGAAATCCAGTCCTGAGATGATGATTATTTCCATGTCTGCCTGCATGGCAGGTGCAGTTTGCGGAGACCACTGCTCACCAATCTCCGATACAACGATCATGGCTTCCGCAGGAGCACAGTGTGATCATGTGACTCACGTTTCCACACAGCTTCCGTATGCGATCCTGGCTGCGGCAATATCCTTTGTAACTTATATTGTTGCAGGTTTTGTAAAAACAGCATGGATCGCTCTTCCGGTGGGAATCGTGCTGATGCTGATCGTACTTTTTGTCATTAAAAAGATGAACCCGATGCCGATTGAGAAACCAACAGAATAA
- a CDS encoding helix-turn-helix domain-containing protein: MKIYTYQGKKNVSGEKIRQMRNMKRMSQSALVAKMQVEGVMLERDSISRIEGGERFVADYELRVFAKVLGVDVKWLLNEQ; encoded by the coding sequence ATGAAAATATACACTTATCAGGGAAAAAAGAACGTTTCCGGAGAAAAAATACGCCAGATGAGGAATATGAAACGGATGTCGCAATCTGCGCTGGTAGCAAAAATGCAGGTGGAAGGAGTGATGCTGGAGCGTGACAGTATCAGCCGGATCGAAGGAGGAGAACGTTTTGTAGCAGATTATGAACTGCGAGTGTTTGCAAAGGTGCTGGGAGTGGATGTGAAGTGGCTTCTGAATGAGCAGTAA
- a CDS encoding L-ribulose-5-phosphate 4-epimerase — translation MLEKLKEEVYRANMDLPKYGLVTFTWGNVSGIDRKQGLFVIKPSGVDYDKLTPEDMVVVDLDGNKVEGRYNPSSDTPTHAVLYRAFPNIGGIVHTHSSWATSWAQAGRSIPCYGTTHADYIYGEVPCVRNLTKREIEEAYEKNTGVLIADYFKNKDYEAVPAVLCKNHGPFTWGKDAHEAVHNAVVLEEVAKMASRCELINPDVKPAPQELQDKHYYRKHGANAYYGQVGQED, via the coding sequence ATGCTTGAAAAATTAAAAGAAGAAGTTTACAGAGCAAATATGGATCTGCCCAAATATGGTCTTGTTACCTTTACATGGGGAAATGTCAGCGGGATCGACAGGAAGCAGGGACTTTTTGTGATCAAGCCAAGTGGTGTGGATTATGACAAGCTGACACCGGAAGACATGGTAGTGGTAGATCTTGATGGAAATAAAGTAGAAGGAAGATATAATCCATCCTCTGATACACCGACACATGCAGTTCTTTACAGAGCGTTTCCGAATATCGGCGGCATCGTACATACCCACTCATCCTGGGCAACAAGCTGGGCGCAGGCAGGCAGATCGATCCCGTGTTATGGAACCACACATGCAGATTACATTTACGGAGAAGTACCATGTGTGCGTAATCTGACCAAAAGAGAGATCGAAGAGGCATATGAGAAGAACACGGGAGTTCTTATTGCTGATTATTTCAAAAACAAAGATTATGAAGCAGTACCGGCTGTGCTGTGTAAGAACCACGGACCTTTTACCTGGGGTAAGGATGCTCATGAGGCAGTTCATAACGCAGTTGTTCTTGAGGAGGTTGCCAAGATGGCATCTCGCTGCGAGCTGATCAATCCGGATGTAAAACCGGCACCGCAGGAGCTTCAGGATAAGCATTACTACAGAAAACATGGTGCAAATGCATATTATGGTCAGGTAGGACAGGAAGACTGA
- a CDS encoding acyl-[acyl-carrier-protein] thioesterase — protein MSYSFESRVRFSEIGEDGCLTLPGVLDYFQDCCTFESEQTGVGMEVLKEQKRAWVLSAWQVIVKRYPKLGENIKVTTIPYGFRGFIGMRNFILETMDGEKLAWANSYWSFINTETGLPEKLTPADTDPYDLGEKIEMDYAPRKIALPKEREVQNAFSVQKHHLDTNHHVNNCQYIRMAADHLPEDFKVGQLRVEYKRQAVLDNVIIPEVYMTENKEAVVLNAEDKEPYAVVEFTK, from the coding sequence ATGAGTTACAGTTTTGAGAGTCGAGTAAGATTCAGTGAGATCGGAGAAGATGGCTGTCTGACGCTGCCGGGAGTTCTGGATTATTTTCAGGATTGCTGTACCTTTGAATCCGAGCAGACAGGAGTCGGTATGGAAGTATTAAAGGAACAGAAAAGAGCCTGGGTACTTTCTGCATGGCAGGTGATCGTGAAGCGGTATCCGAAGCTTGGTGAAAATATAAAAGTAACAACAATTCCTTATGGATTCCGTGGATTTATCGGAATGCGTAATTTTATTCTTGAGACAATGGATGGTGAGAAGCTGGCATGGGCCAATTCCTACTGGTCCTTTATCAATACAGAAACCGGTCTTCCGGAAAAGCTGACACCGGCAGATACAGATCCCTATGATCTGGGCGAAAAAATAGAGATGGATTATGCACCAAGAAAGATTGCGCTTCCGAAGGAACGGGAAGTGCAGAATGCTTTTTCCGTACAGAAGCATCATCTGGACACCAATCATCATGTGAACAACTGTCAGTATATCCGGATGGCAGCGGATCATCTGCCTGAGGATTTTAAAGTTGGTCAGCTTCGTGTTGAATATAAACGTCAGGCAGTACTGGATAATGTTATCATTCCGGAAGTATATATGACAGAAAATAAAGAAGCTGTAGTTCTCAACGCGGAGGATAAAGAACCTTACGCAGTAGTTGAGTTTACAAAATAA
- a CDS encoding nicotinate phosphoribosyltransferase, with product MRANNLTLLTDLYELTMMQGYFKNPTNQTVVFDMFYRNNPCEGGFAICAGLEQMIEYIENLRFSEEDITYLRSLGIFEDDFLEYLSNFRFTGDIYAIPEGTVIFPREPMVKVIAPIMEAQLVETAILNIMNHQSLIATKAARVCHAAKGDPIMEFGLRRAQGPDAGIFGARAAVIGGCAGTSNVLTGQMFNVPVLGTHAHSWIMSFPDEYTAFKTYARLYPNSCTLLVDTYDVLKSGVPNAIRVFEEMREEGIQLKNYGIRIDSGDLAYLSKKAYKMLAAAGFDDATISASSDLDEYLIESLKAQDAKINSWGVGTKLITADNNPAFGGVYKLAAVKDADSDAFQPKIKLSENTEKVTNPGNKTVYRIYSKKTGKIKADLICLADEKFDPEETMVIFDPVDTWKKTKVLGGTYELRELLVPVIKDGKSVYKSPSVMELRDYCKQEQNTLWDESRRFVNPQKVYVDLSQSLYDMKKALLEEMSEKEL from the coding sequence ATGCGAGCAAATAACCTTACTCTGCTCACGGACCTCTATGAGCTTACCATGATGCAGGGATATTTCAAAAACCCTACCAACCAGACCGTTGTCTTTGACATGTTCTACCGCAACAATCCGTGCGAAGGCGGTTTTGCCATCTGTGCAGGACTGGAGCAGATGATCGAATACATCGAAAATCTCCGTTTCTCAGAAGAAGACATTACCTATCTGAGAAGTCTTGGCATCTTTGAGGATGATTTCCTTGAGTATTTGAGCAACTTCAGATTCACCGGTGATATCTACGCAATTCCGGAGGGAACCGTGATCTTCCCGAGAGAGCCGATGGTCAAGGTTATCGCACCGATCATGGAAGCTCAGCTTGTAGAGACGGCCATCCTGAACATTATGAACCATCAGAGTCTTATTGCCACTAAGGCAGCACGTGTATGCCACGCAGCTAAAGGCGATCCCATCATGGAATTCGGTCTTCGCCGTGCCCAGGGTCCGGACGCCGGGATCTTCGGTGCCAGAGCTGCAGTGATCGGCGGATGTGCCGGTACTTCCAACGTACTGACCGGCCAGATGTTTAACGTTCCGGTTCTCGGAACACATGCTCATTCCTGGATCATGAGTTTCCCGGATGAGTACACTGCCTTTAAGACCTATGCGAGACTTTACCCGAATTCCTGTACTCTTCTGGTTGACACCTACGATGTCCTGAAATCCGGTGTTCCCAATGCGATCCGTGTATTTGAGGAGATGCGTGAGGAAGGTATCCAGCTGAAGAACTATGGAATCCGTATCGACAGCGGTGATCTTGCATATCTTTCCAAAAAAGCTTACAAGATGCTGGCTGCTGCCGGTTTCGATGATGCTACCATTTCCGCATCCAGCGATCTTGATGAATATCTTATCGAAAGCCTGAAGGCCCAGGATGCCAAGATCAATTCCTGGGGCGTCGGAACCAAGCTGATCACAGCCGATAACAATCCGGCATTCGGCGGCGTATATAAACTTGCCGCTGTAAAGGACGCTGACAGCGATGCCTTCCAGCCGAAGATCAAGCTTTCCGAAAACACAGAAAAGGTTACCAACCCGGGCAACAAGACTGTATACCGTATCTACAGCAAGAAGACCGGCAAGATCAAGGCCGATCTGATTTGCCTTGCAGATGAGAAATTCGATCCGGAAGAAACTATGGTGATCTTCGACCCGGTTGACACCTGGAAAAAGACCAAGGTTCTTGGCGGAACCTACGAACTCCGTGAGCTCCTTGTTCCGGTAATTAAAGATGGTAAGAGCGTTTACAAGTCTCCATCTGTCATGGAACTCCGCGACTACTGCAAACAGGAGCAGAACACACTGTGGGATGAATCCAGACGTTTCGTTAATCCGCAGAAGGTTTATGTAGATCTCTCCCAGTCACTCTATGACATGAAGAAGGCTCTCCTGGAAGAAATGAGTGAAAAAGAGCTCTGA
- a CDS encoding M15 family metallopeptidase codes for MHREFYTRLISREHPLPEAFVPEHLIDIGLPFEAAPGDPKRLLEYQAAKAASQLFHACHRCGLNLWAVSGYRSYQRQKELFTGSPFVAEPGTSEHQSGLALDVSCPSIHMELSERFSATGEGRWLKKNAPLYGFILRYPKNKEEITGIPYEPWHIRYVTKPLASWLTITNLTLEEYHCFPSRCPHPP; via the coding sequence TTGCACAGAGAATTTTATACCCGGCTGATCAGTAGGGAGCATCCTCTACCGGAAGCCTTTGTGCCGGAACATCTTATCGATATCGGACTTCCATTTGAAGCAGCACCGGGAGATCCGAAGCGACTTCTGGAGTATCAGGCTGCAAAAGCCGCTTCCCAGCTTTTCCATGCCTGTCACAGATGCGGTCTGAACCTGTGGGCAGTTTCCGGATATCGTTCCTACCAGCGACAGAAGGAGCTTTTTACAGGAAGTCCTTTCGTTGCAGAGCCAGGAACAAGTGAGCACCAGAGCGGACTTGCTCTGGATGTCTCCTGCCCTTCCATCCATATGGAGCTCTCCGAAAGGTTTTCCGCAACAGGTGAAGGTCGCTGGCTGAAAAAGAACGCTCCGCTCTATGGCTTTATCCTCCGGTACCCCAAAAACAAAGAGGAGATCACCGGCATCCCTTACGAGCCATGGCACATCCGCTATGTGACCAAACCTCTGGCTTCCTGGCTCACTATCACAAATCTGACTCTGGAAGAATACCACTGCTTTCCTTCACGGTGTCCGCACCCTCCCTGA
- a CDS encoding stage V sporulation T C-terminal domain-containing protein, which yields MKATGIVRRIDDLGRVVIPKEIRKTLRIKEGTPLEIFTDREGQIILKKYSPIGELNTFAAEYAEALVQTTGLTACITDRDQVVAACGSGSRELEGKEISSDLDAVIAGRECRLISRSSRENIPIIVDDSDSFERKMIQPVLCASDAIGAVILLARSEKAEMGDTERALVRTAAGFLGRQMEQ from the coding sequence ATGAAAGCAACGGGAATTGTTCGCAGGATTGATGATCTGGGCAGGGTTGTGATTCCAAAAGAGATACGAAAGACACTGCGGATCAAAGAAGGAACGCCACTGGAGATTTTTACAGACAGGGAAGGACAGATCATTCTGAAAAAATATTCGCCCATTGGAGAGCTGAATACGTTTGCTGCGGAATATGCGGAAGCATTGGTGCAGACCACCGGACTGACTGCCTGTATTACAGATCGTGATCAGGTCGTGGCGGCATGTGGCAGCGGAAGCCGGGAACTGGAAGGCAAAGAGATCAGTTCTGATCTGGATGCAGTCATTGCCGGCAGAGAATGCAGACTGATCAGTAGGAGCAGCAGGGAAAATATCCCGATCATTGTTGATGACAGTGATTCTTTTGAACGAAAAATGATACAGCCTGTCCTGTGTGCCAGCGATGCGATCGGGGCTGTGATCCTTCTGGCCAGAAGTGAAAAAGCGGAAATGGGTGACACGGAGCGTGCACTTGTCCGCACAGCAGCCGGTTTTCTTGGCAGACAGATGGAGCAGTAG
- the trhA gene encoding PAQR family membrane homeostasis protein TrhA, which translates to MKFKLKDPGSAITHGIGMLLAVAGATPLIVKAARSTDVLHVFAVSVFILTMILLYLASTLYHSVNSTAKVNRRLKKMDHMMIFVMIAGSYTPVCLIVLHGRTGYILCALVWTVAIIGMILKGCWINCPKWLSSVIYIGMGWLCVLAFVPIFHSLPRAGFGWLLAGGIIYTIGGVIYALKLPIFNAKHKNFGSHEVFHVFVMLGSVCHFVVMYFFVAGMAIH; encoded by the coding sequence ATGAAATTTAAATTAAAAGATCCGGGAAGCGCCATAACCCACGGAATCGGCATGCTTCTTGCCGTGGCCGGAGCCACTCCGCTGATCGTGAAGGCGGCCAGAAGCACGGATGTTCTCCATGTTTTTGCAGTAAGTGTTTTTATCCTTACCATGATTCTTCTTTACCTGGCAAGCACACTTTACCATTCCGTAAACTCCACAGCCAAGGTGAACCGCCGTCTGAAAAAAATGGATCACATGATGATCTTCGTGATGATTGCCGGCAGCTACACTCCTGTATGCCTGATCGTTCTCCACGGACGCACCGGCTATATCCTCTGTGCCCTCGTATGGACTGTTGCCATCATCGGAATGATCCTCAAGGGCTGCTGGATCAACTGCCCGAAATGGCTTTCCTCTGTGATCTACATTGGAATGGGCTGGCTGTGTGTACTTGCTTTTGTTCCGATCTTCCATAGTCTGCCCCGCGCAGGCTTCGGATGGCTCCTTGCCGGCGGCATCATCTATACCATCGGCGGTGTGATCTATGCCCTGAAGCTTCCGATCTTCAATGCGAAGCATAAGAATTTCGGCTCCCACGAAGTATTTCATGTTTTTGTGATGCTGGGAAGTGTGTGCCATTTTGTTGTAATGTATTTCTTTGTAGCCGGTATGGCGATCCACTGA
- a CDS encoding leucine-rich repeat domain-containing protein, with the protein MKIDKKILAGLTAVSMLTCGIWMESVFAADTFSAEETKEAVSDTVTDLSAESITGTETEDVPVMDAAEPENKSEISETPEMSDEPAAPDDPETQDTSETPEETELPENEEADIPQEMLPDNQEDQPEAAFEENAASEDMETETDQAEEKSGFCGAEENTISWSLDESGVLEIAGQGAMNEWQNEEEVPWNGYRDQITEVRIKEGITSIGAYAFADCEKLVKLDIADSVQTIGAFAYFNCSGLSTLTIG; encoded by the coding sequence ATGAAGATAGATAAAAAAATACTCGCAGGGCTTACAGCTGTCAGTATGCTGACCTGCGGGATATGGATGGAAAGTGTTTTTGCAGCGGATACATTCAGTGCGGAGGAGACAAAGGAAGCTGTATCGGATACTGTGACGGATCTGTCGGCAGAATCCATTACAGGGACTGAAACGGAAGATGTCCCGGTAATGGACGCAGCAGAACCGGAAAATAAATCTGAGATTTCAGAAACTCCAGAGATGTCAGATGAGCCGGCAGCACCGGATGATCCAGAGACACAAGATACATCAGAAACACCGGAAGAAACAGAGCTTCCGGAAAATGAAGAAGCGGATATTCCGCAGGAAATGCTCCCGGATAATCAGGAAGATCAGCCGGAAGCAGCATTTGAGGAGAACGCAGCATCGGAAGATATGGAAACAGAAACCGATCAGGCAGAAGAAAAGAGCGGTTTTTGCGGAGCGGAGGAGAATACCATATCCTGGAGCCTTGATGAAAGCGGAGTTCTCGAGATCGCAGGACAGGGAGCCATGAATGAATGGCAAAATGAGGAAGAAGTCCCCTGGAACGGATACCGTGACCAGATAACAGAGGTCCGGATCAAGGAGGGCATTACCAGCATCGGAGCCTATGCATTTGCAGACTGCGAAAAGCTTGTAAAGCTTGACATTGCGGACAGTGTTCAGACTATAGGAGCATTTGCATATTTTAACTGCAGTGGTCTTTCCACACTGACCATCGGCTGA